In a genomic window of Alistipes sp. ZOR0009:
- a CDS encoding uracil-DNA glycosylase family protein produces the protein MTFSEHIIEYFRSLRFDIEVPNGVESMNPYLLPSTMDAVEKYYHKYYNDNNPRTFIVGINPGRFGSGVTGIAFTDTVRLEKDCHIEHSIQPTTELSSEYIYNVVNAMGGASEFFARYYLTALSPIGFTKDGKNYNYYDSPAMVKATLPYMKEQFEQQIGFGANRKAVFSLGSGKNHQYLTRINEMLGKPFERVEAINHPRFVMQYRRKTMQQEIATFINTINNDR, from the coding sequence ATGACTTTTTCTGAGCATATCATAGAATACTTCCGCTCGCTTCGCTTCGATATCGAGGTACCGAACGGCGTAGAGTCCATGAATCCGTACCTGCTGCCATCTACCATGGATGCGGTAGAAAAGTACTACCATAAATACTACAACGACAACAATCCGCGAACCTTTATTGTCGGCATTAATCCTGGCCGATTTGGCTCTGGCGTTACCGGTATTGCCTTTACCGATACCGTTCGCCTCGAAAAGGATTGCCACATCGAGCACAGCATACAACCTACCACCGAACTGTCGTCGGAGTATATTTATAACGTGGTAAACGCCATGGGAGGCGCTTCCGAGTTCTTTGCACGCTACTACCTTACGGCCCTATCGCCTATCGGCTTTACCAAAGACGGAAAAAACTACAACTACTACGATTCTCCTGCCATGGTAAAGGCTACCTTGCCCTACATGAAAGAGCAATTTGAGCAGCAAATAGGATTTGGAGCCAACAGAAAGGCTGTTTTTAGCCTCGGATCGGGTAAAAACCACCAATATCTTACCCGCATAAACGAAATGCTCGGAAAACCCTTCGAAAGAGTCGAAGCCATCAACCACCCGCGCTTTGTTATGCAGTATAGGCGTAAAACCATGCAGCAGGAGATAGCAACCTTTATAAATACCATCAACAACGATAGGTAG
- a CDS encoding sensor histidine kinase, whose amino-acid sequence MNSRTKKIMVFVLIAVIICLLANINQLIGLLMNDFPRPPRHHHRPPDGLIKMQYRLTGEIILSLVVSFGIMIFNSGMLIWYNAKKKLNQPLVITISTVVAFLLFFLLFLAFMPDRRPSRMYFLLLSKVIFVVVVSISAGQLYRLIWQKQQVELENEQLKTDNIESRYMVLMDQVNPHFLFNSLNSLAYLIRESQQEKALTFINELSSIFRYVLQKRSNELVTLHEEILFTEAYRYLLDIRYEHKLFFEIKIAEEDMQRKLPFLSLQPLIENAVKHNAISSKQPLAIFIYTLDGTLVVSNPIISKISTEKSTGIGLSNLSHRYQLLTGKNITIDNDGKTFIVKIPLI is encoded by the coding sequence ATGAACAGCCGAACTAAGAAGATAATGGTATTCGTACTAATTGCGGTTATAATTTGCCTGCTGGCAAATATCAACCAGCTAATTGGTCTTCTGATGAATGATTTTCCTCGACCACCTCGCCACCATCACCGTCCGCCCGACGGGCTAATAAAGATGCAGTACCGGCTGACTGGCGAAATCATCCTATCGCTGGTGGTAAGCTTTGGAATAATGATCTTCAACTCGGGGATGCTGATATGGTATAACGCCAAGAAAAAGCTAAACCAGCCGCTGGTTATAACCATCAGTACCGTGGTGGCCTTCCTGCTTTTCTTCCTGCTTTTCCTTGCCTTTATGCCCGACAGACGTCCCTCGCGCATGTACTTCCTTCTTTTATCGAAGGTGATATTTGTGGTGGTAGTCTCCATATCGGCCGGGCAGCTTTACCGCCTAATCTGGCAAAAGCAGCAGGTGGAACTCGAGAATGAGCAGCTAAAAACCGACAATATCGAAAGCCGCTACATGGTGTTAATGGATCAGGTTAACCCGCACTTCCTGTTCAACTCGCTCAACTCGCTGGCGTACCTCATACGCGAAAGCCAGCAGGAAAAAGCGCTTACCTTTATAAACGAGCTCTCCTCCATCTTCCGATACGTGCTCCAAAAAAGAAGCAACGAGCTCGTTACGCTGCACGAGGAGATCCTCTTTACCGAAGCCTACCGTTACCTGCTCGACATACGCTACGAGCACAAGCTCTTTTTCGAAATCAAGATTGCCGAAGAGGATATGCAGCGGAAGCTGCCGTTCCTAAGCTTGCAGCCGCTCATCGAAAATGCCGTGAAGCATAACGCCATCAGCTCCAAGCAGCCGTTGGCCATCTTTATCTACACCCTCGATGGGACGCTGGTGGTAAGCAACCCCATCATCAGCAAAATATCCACCGAAAAGAGCACTGGAATTGGGCTGAGCAACCTCTCGCACCGCTACCAGCTGCTTACCGGCAAAAACATCACCATCGACAACGATGGCAAAACATTTATCGTCAAAATTCCGTTGATTTAG
- a CDS encoding LytR/AlgR family response regulator transcription factor — protein MNALIVEDEMAAQRNLCSVLAKVAPQIEVVATTESVTETVEWLLHNAQPDIIFMDIHLSDGHAFHIFDIIEVKAPVIFTTAYDQYALEAFKLNSIDYLLKPIKPNEVEHALNKLRRLSNQELIEKLRNTKLLPPTQQTSVLLVPFKDKIIPITMEDVAFFYTTNERTQVGTTDGRHYPLDKSLDTIMGQLSEANFYRANRQFIVSRHQIKDIDVWIGSRLALNLTVETPERIIISKNRVAEFKGWIARKR, from the coding sequence ATGAATGCGCTGATTGTTGAAGACGAAATGGCCGCCCAACGCAACCTATGTTCCGTTTTGGCCAAGGTTGCACCGCAAATAGAGGTGGTAGCAACCACCGAATCGGTAACCGAAACGGTAGAATGGCTGCTGCATAACGCTCAGCCCGACATCATTTTTATGGACATCCACCTTTCCGACGGTCACGCGTTTCACATCTTCGATATCATCGAGGTAAAAGCGCCCGTCATCTTCACCACCGCCTACGATCAGTACGCCTTAGAGGCCTTTAAGCTCAACAGCATCGACTATTTGCTAAAACCAATCAAGCCCAACGAGGTGGAGCACGCGCTTAACAAGCTCCGTCGCCTTTCCAACCAGGAGCTTATCGAAAAGCTACGGAACACCAAGCTCCTTCCGCCCACCCAACAAACCTCCGTGCTCCTCGTTCCGTTTAAGGATAAGATTATTCCCATTACGATGGAGGATGTTGCCTTTTTCTACACCACCAACGAGCGTACCCAGGTGGGCACCACCGATGGCCGGCATTACCCGCTCGATAAATCGCTCGATACCATTATGGGCCAGCTCTCCGAAGCCAACTTCTACCGCGCCAACCGCCAGTTTATCGTGTCTCGACACCAAATTAAGGACATCGACGTGTGGATTGGCAGCCGGCTAGCCCTTAACCTTACGGTTGAAACGCCCGAACGGATCATCATCAGCAAAAATCGCGTGGCCGAATTTAAGGGATGGATAGCGCGCAAGCGATAG
- a CDS encoding TonB-dependent receptor — MVRKSIKMLLMLICLASVANAQHPLDYKLSSWYLGTLDKVLDKISAEANVKIEFDRERMKEIYLDHHPIKQPLKEFLEVVVCKNNKLKYYISDAGTVVIIDRWTVQNEQRLDENEKYKGKPTRFKFSLTGRIIDVASVEPLPFVNIAIRGTSMGANTNADGYFTFPRIPSDTVALLISAVGYKPKLIHLSPSTPLENLIVKMEVDAVNLKEVVVNGDKKDVLQTNSKVGMIKMSPIKLYTLPSLGEKDIFRSFQLMPGISAANENSSGLYVRGGTPDQSLVVYDGFTVYNVEHLFGFFSSFNSNAIKDIQLYKGGFDTKYGGRISSVVEITGKEGNKKEFGGFADVSLMSANAFIEFPIGEKFTFIAAGRRSWESPLYDKIFKKYSNSSSSSAPTAPSGKRFGGNDIASYFYDFNTKLTFRPTDKDIVWLSFYTGSDDLSNDITSGFKGMRPPGGAGGGFSNFSMSNIDKSNWGNLGVSLKWSRKWSQNFYGNFLVGYSNYFSNRDRSSSGSYLDSSGTSQSIKRGVMEYNHLDDYTAKADFEQKLNDLHTLEYGGSITYNKITYSYAQSDTAKLLDRQNSGMLTSLYLQDKLSFLDSKLRVTPGLRGNFYVVTSKIYLEPRLTSSYQLNERWKLKASVGRYYQFAKRVVREDIMAGSKDFWTLSDGKNLPITYSDQLILGASWENPMYLFDVEGYYKKVSNLTEYSLRFSKSLAVGSFEPGNGGPNSGSVTYQDQFLTGKGRVQGIDFLLQKKQGDFTGWIGYTLGRVVNHINSYGNYDYYASNDVTHEFKAVATYHWRSWDFSGTWIYASGKPYTAPEGGVHHNPTRWNKEILRYRIYQKRNAPTRLPSSRLIGNAKL, encoded by the coding sequence ATGGTACGTAAGAGTATAAAAATGCTGCTGATGCTGATCTGTCTGGCTAGCGTAGCCAACGCGCAGCATCCGCTGGATTACAAGCTCTCGAGCTGGTATCTGGGCACGTTGGATAAGGTGCTCGATAAGATCTCGGCCGAAGCAAACGTAAAGATCGAGTTCGACAGGGAACGGATGAAGGAGATTTACCTGGATCATCATCCCATAAAGCAGCCGCTAAAGGAATTTTTGGAGGTGGTGGTATGCAAAAACAACAAGCTTAAGTACTACATCTCCGACGCGGGCACCGTTGTAATTATCGACCGCTGGACGGTGCAAAACGAGCAGCGGCTCGACGAAAACGAGAAGTACAAAGGAAAGCCTACCCGGTTCAAGTTTTCCCTAACGGGTAGGATTATCGACGTGGCCTCGGTGGAGCCCCTTCCCTTTGTCAACATCGCCATTCGGGGCACCTCGATGGGAGCAAACACCAATGCCGACGGCTACTTTACCTTTCCGCGCATTCCATCCGACACGGTGGCGCTGCTAATTAGCGCCGTAGGCTACAAGCCCAAGCTGATACACCTCTCTCCGAGCACTCCACTCGAGAATCTGATTGTCAAAATGGAGGTAGATGCGGTAAACTTAAAGGAGGTGGTGGTGAATGGCGATAAAAAGGACGTGCTGCAAACCAACAGCAAGGTGGGAATGATAAAAATGTCGCCCATAAAGCTCTATACGCTGCCTAGCCTTGGCGAAAAGGACATTTTTCGCTCGTTTCAGCTGATGCCAGGCATTAGCGCTGCCAACGAAAACTCGTCGGGGCTGTACGTTCGTGGCGGCACGCCTGATCAATCGCTGGTGGTGTACGATGGATTTACGGTTTATAACGTAGAGCACCTCTTTGGCTTCTTCAGCTCGTTTAACAGCAACGCCATAAAGGATATTCAGCTCTACAAGGGCGGATTTGATACCAAATATGGAGGACGCATATCAAGCGTTGTGGAAATTACAGGAAAGGAGGGAAACAAGAAGGAGTTTGGTGGCTTTGCCGATGTGAGCCTCATGTCGGCCAACGCATTTATCGAATTCCCCATCGGAGAGAAGTTTACCTTTATTGCAGCGGGCCGCCGCAGCTGGGAGAGCCCCCTTTACGACAAAATCTTCAAAAAGTACTCCAACTCGTCAAGCAGCAGCGCCCCAACGGCACCGTCGGGCAAGCGTTTTGGCGGAAATGACATCGCCTCATACTTTTACGACTTCAACACCAAGCTAACCTTCCGCCCCACCGATAAAGACATCGTATGGCTAAGCTTTTACACCGGCAGCGACGATCTTTCGAACGACATCACTTCGGGCTTTAAGGGGATGCGCCCTCCGGGAGGTGCCGGAGGTGGATTTTCCAACTTCAGCATGTCCAACATCGACAAGTCGAACTGGGGAAATCTCGGAGTTTCGCTTAAATGGTCGAGAAAGTGGAGCCAAAATTTCTATGGCAACTTCCTTGTTGGCTACTCCAACTACTTTAGCAATAGGGATAGAAGCAGCAGCGGCTCCTACCTCGATTCATCGGGCACCTCACAGTCTATAAAGCGTGGCGTAATGGAGTACAACCACCTCGATGACTATACCGCTAAGGCCGATTTTGAGCAGAAGCTCAACGATCTTCATACGCTCGAGTACGGAGGCAGCATAACCTACAACAAAATAACGTACAGCTACGCTCAAAGCGATACTGCAAAACTCCTAGATCGGCAAAATAGCGGAATGCTAACCTCGCTCTACCTGCAGGATAAGCTGTCGTTTTTAGATAGCAAGCTGCGGGTTACGCCAGGTCTAAGAGGTAATTTTTACGTCGTTACCAGCAAAATATACCTAGAACCAAGGCTTACCTCGTCGTATCAACTCAACGAGAGGTGGAAGTTAAAGGCATCAGTAGGCCGCTATTACCAGTTTGCCAAGCGGGTTGTGCGCGAAGATATCATGGCCGGCAGCAAAGACTTCTGGACGCTAAGCGATGGGAAAAACCTCCCTATAACCTACTCCGACCAGCTGATTCTTGGTGCCTCTTGGGAAAATCCCATGTACCTCTTCGATGTAGAAGGATACTACAAGAAAGTCAGCAACCTAACAGAGTACTCGCTTCGATTTTCCAAGTCGCTTGCCGTTGGCTCCTTCGAACCCGGAAATGGCGGCCCTAATAGTGGCAGCGTAACCTATCAAGATCAGTTTCTTACCGGAAAAGGGCGCGTACAGGGTATTGATTTTTTACTACAAAAAAAGCAGGGCGATTTTACGGGATGGATTGGCTACACCTTAGGAAGAGTCGTTAACCACATTAACAGTTACGGAAACTACGACTACTATGCCTCTAACGATGTTACCCACGAGTTTAAAGCGGTGGCAACCTACCATTGGCGCAGCTGGGATTTCTCGGGAACCTGGATTTACGCTTCGGGCAAGCCATATACCGCTCCAGAAGGGGGGGTACACCATAACCCTACTCGATGGAACAAAGAAATCCTTCGTTACCGTATCTACCAAAAACGGAATGCGCCTACCCGATTACCATCGTCTCGACTTATCGGCAACGCTAAACTTTAA